In Corylus avellana chromosome ca2, CavTom2PMs-1.0, the following proteins share a genomic window:
- the LOC132169232 gene encoding disease resistance protein RPM1-like has translation MDIVKKCEGLPLAIVAIGGLLSTKEKVPLEWKKLHDSLSSELECNPHLTSVTKILSLSYHDLPCYLKSCYLYFGIFPEDYSITGERLLWLWVAEGFIKEKKGKPLEDVAEEYLKELIHRNLVQVSFGELDYELFRKYRIHDLLHEIILSKAGELNFCQVLEAGDTTFPVKSRCLSIHNARENIFETSECSRVRSVFLFNINEMPNSFIVKLFKKFKLLKVLDFEDAPIDYLPQEVGNLFHLKYLSLRRTKVKILPKSMGRLHNLQTLNVVETVVRELPIEICRLYKLRQILAHSHDFEIKSSFYSLRGVKVHEGVGCLNELQVLSIIEANHHGVGLFEELRKLSQLKMLGISNMTAERGSALCISIQNMVHLKFLFVGSISEDEIIDLQSISSPPPFLEHLSLRGRLEKLPSWIPKLQNLVTLILFFSSLEEHPLSCVQALPNLLNLSLNHAMMGSNCILRMVVFKDSRGSPSER, from the coding sequence ATGGACATTGTCAAAAAATGTGAAGGCCTGCCACTTGCAATTGTTGCCATAGGTGGTCTTTTGTCAACAAAGGAAAAGGTGCCATTAGAATGGAAAAAGTTGCATGATAGCCTCAGTTCTGAGCTAGAATGTAATCCACACCTTACAAGTGTaacaaaaattctctctcttagtTATCATGATCTTCCGTGCTACCTAAAGTCTTGCTACTTATACTTCGGCATTTTTCCAGAAGACTACTCAATAACGGGTGAAAGATTACTTTGGCTATGGGTAGCTGAGggctttataaaagaaaagaagggaaaacCATTGGAAGACGTGGCAGAAGAATACTTAAAGGAGCTCATCCATAGAAACTTGGTTCAAGTTTCATTTGGGGAGCTTGATTATGAATTATTCAGAAAGTACAGAATCCATGATCTATTGCATGAAATCATCCTATCAAAGGCTGGGGAGTTAAACTTCTGTCAAGTTCTCGAAGCAGGTGACACAACTTTTCCTGTAAAAAGTCGATGCCTATCAATCCACAATgctagagaaaatatttttgaaacaagTGAGTGCTCTCGAGTTCGTTctgtttttctcttcaacattAATGAAATGCCTAATTCTTTCATAgttaaattgttcaaaaagttCAAGCTTTTGAAAGTGTTAGATTTTGAAGATGCTCCTATTGATTATCTTCCTCAAGAAGTGGGTAATTTATTCCATTTGAAGTACTTAAGTTTGAGGAGAACAAAAGTGAAGATACTCCCAAAGTCAATGGGTAGGCTACATAATCTGCAGACACTAAATGTCGTGGAAACCGTAGTGCGTGAGCTACCAATTGAAATATGTAGGCTTTATAAGTTAAGGCAGATTTTGGCTCATTCTCATGACTTTGAAATTAAAAGTAGCTTTTATTCGTTGCGAGGAGTAAAAGTACATGAAGGGGTTGGATGTTTAAACGAATTGCAGGTACTATCAATTATTGAGGCAAATCATCATGGGGTTGGTTTATTTGAAGAGCTTAGAAAGTTGAGTCAGTTGAAGATGTTGGGTATTTCAAATATGACTGCAGAACGTGGGAGTGCTCTATGTATCTCCATTCAAAATATGGTCCaccttaaatttttgtttgtagGCTCAATTAGTGAAGATGAGATTATAGACTTACAATCAATTTCATCTCCACCTCCATTTTTAGAGCATCTTTCTCTAAGAGGTCGATTGGAGAAGTTGCCTAGTTGGATTCCAAAGCTTCAAAATCTGGTCACACTaatcttatttttctcatcatTAGAGGAACATCCATTGTCGTGTGTCCAAGCTTTGCCAAATCTATTAAACCTTTCCCTCAATCATGCTATGATGGGGAGCAACTGCATTTTGAGAATGGTGGTTTTCAAAGACTCAAGAGGCTCACCCTCAGAGAgatga
- the LOC132169235 gene encoding disease resistance protein RPM1-like has translation MTETVVTLVINELVQLIAHESKLLRGVHREVVNIRDELESIQCFLKDADKRDLQYGVKTWVKQVREATYHIEDVIDEYVFHMAQCRHQQGFIASLHKIGRLMKKLKPHHDIATKIQDIKISVREIKERSERYGFNSSEQGSSSSATSVTWHDPRLGSLFIEEDEVVGIEFTRDELVSWMVGGESKRFVISVVDMGGIGKTTLAKKVYDNELVKGHFDCRVWITVSQSYNVQKILMSMSKQIYQAKETAPGQIDMTDEIVLISQLRKCLQQKRYVVVLDDVWKTEFWEIVKHALPCNDIGSRIIITTHCDLIGVSCKESLSNQVHKLQPLSQDKAWELFCKKAFQSEFQGCCPRELVRPSMDIVKKCEGLPLAIVAIGGLLSTKEKVPLEWQNLHDSLNSKLESNPHLTSITKILSLSYYDLPSYLKSCYLYFGMFPEDYSITGARLLLLWVAEGFMNGKKGKALEEVAEEYLMELIHRNLVQVSFGELDYEIDKKYRIHDLLHEIILSKSGELNFSQVLEAGDTSSPRKSRCLSNHCARENVFETSEYSRVRSIFLFSINEMPSSFMVKLFKKFKLLKVLDFEDAPIDCLPQEVGNLN, from the coding sequence ATGACAGAAACTGTTGTGACCCTTGTTATCAACGAGCTTGTTCAATTGATCGCTCATGAATCAAAACTGTTAAGGGGTGTCCACCGGGAAGTTGTGAATATTAGAGATGAACTGGAGAGCATCCAATGTTTTCTCAAAGACGCAGATAAAAGAGACCTCCAATATGGCGTCAAAACGTGGGTGAAACAAGTGAGAGAAGCAACCTATCATATAGAAGACGTAATAGATGAATACGTTTTTCACATGGCACAATGTCGTCATCAGCAAGGTTTTATTGCTTCCCTCCATAAAATTGGCCGCTTAatgaaaaaactaaaaccaCATCATGACATAGCTACCAAGATTCAAGATATCAAAATATCAGTTCGTGAAATCAAGGAACGAAGTGAAAGATATGGTTTTAATTCCTCAGAGCAAGGATCAAGTAGTAGTGCAACCAGTGTTACATGGCATGACCCTCGACTGGGTTCACTTTTCATTGAGGAAGATGAAGTTGTGGGCATTGAGTTTACGAGGGATGAACTCGTAAGCTGGATGGTTGGGGGAGAATCTAAACGCTTTGTGATTTCAGTGGTAGATATGGgcggaattggtaagacaactcttGCTAAGAAAGTATATGATAATGAATTAGTGAAGGGACATTTTGACTGCCGTGTTTGGATCACGGTGTCTCAGTCATACAATGTGCAGAAGATACTCATGTCCATGTCAAAGCAAATCTACCAAGCAAAAGAAACTGCTCCTGGGCAAATAGACATGACAGATGAGATTGTATTAATTAGCCAGCTGAGGAAATGTTTACAGCAAAAGAGGTATGTTGTGGTCTTGGACGATGTTTGGAAGACAGAGTTTTGGGAAATAGTGAAACATGCTTTACCATGCAATGATATCGGCAGCAGGATTATCATCACAACACACTGTGATCTCATTGGTGTATCTTGTAAAGAATCATTATCTAATCAGGTCCACAAGCTACAACCTCTATCTCAAGACAAGGCTTGGGAATTGTTTTGTAAAAAGGCGTTCCAGTCCGAGTTTCAAGGGTGTTGCCCTAGAGAGTTGGTGAGACCGTCGATGGACATTGTCAAAAAATGTGAAGGCCTGCCACTTGCAATTGTTGCCATAGGTGGTCTTCTGTCAACAAAGGAGAAGGTGCCATTAGAATGGCAAAATTTGCATGATAGCCTCAATTCTAAGCTAGAAAGTAATCCACACCTTACAAGTATaacaaaaattctctctcttagtTATTATGATCTTCCGTCTTACCTAAAGTCTTGCTACTTATACTTTGGTATGTTTCCGGAGGACTACTCAATCACTGGTGCAAGACTACTTTTGCTATGGGTAGCTGAGGGCTTTATGAATGGAAAGAAGGGAAAAGCATTGGAAGAAGTAGCGGAAGAATACTTAATGGAGCTCATCCATAGAAACTTGGTTCAAGTTTCATTTGGGGAACTTGATTATGAGATAGACAAAAAGTACCGAATCCATGATTTGTTGCATGAAATCATCCTATCAAAGTCTGGAGAGTTGAACTTCTCTCAAGTTCTGGAAGCAGGTGACACTAGTTCCCCTAGAAAAAGTCGGTGCCTATCAAACCACTGTGCTAGAGAAAATGTTTTTGAGACAAGTGAGTATTCTCGTGTTcgttctatttttctcttcagCATTAATGAAATGCCCAGTTCTTTCATGgttaaattgttcaaaaagttCAAGCTTTTGAAAGTGTTAGATTTTGAAGATGCTCCTATTGATTGTCTTCCTCAAGAAGTGGGGAATTTAAATTGA
- the LOC132169237 gene encoding uncharacterized protein LOC132169237 — protein sequence MTETVVALVVNELVQLIVHESNLLKGVHQEVVDIKDELESIQSFLKDVDKGDLQAGVKMWVKQVREAAYHIEDVIDEYVLHMAQRRYQQSFLAFLNKIGRLLKYIKPRHDIATKIQDIKILVREIKERSERYGFSSSEQGSSNNAANVACHDPRVGALFIEEDEVVGIESTKDELISWLVGEASKHSVMSVVGMGGIGNTTLAKKVYENESVKGHFDCRVWITVSQSYNVQKILMSMIDQIYQAKETALEQIDMTDEITLITQLRKFYNKRAICRLFREKCGFKYQSIGFESPEIFSAPPVLSGTTIPLSLTVFYLLLEFFSGSLYRLKARKPTVTKPPHIVTSELPRALTRRPKMAQNEILHHVQTVLDGTNYMLWSQSMRSFLKDRKPWLYATGEIQKPVKRDSEADEAFTTRLIDWDSKHHQILTWFRNTTIPSISTLFGNFDEESGQSINDFLARMQFLWNQIDVYDPIWKDPTDAEMHVARRDQHRLHQFLMALHDDFEPVRVQLLHRSPLPTLDTAIFELVHAETRS from the exons ATGACAGAAACTGTTGTGGCCCTTGTCGTCAACGAGTTGGTTCAATTGATTGTCCATGAATCAAATTTGCTCAAGGGTGTCCACCAGGAAGTTGTGGACATTAAAGATGAACTGGAGAGCATCCAGAGTTTTCTCAAAGATGTCGATAAAGGAGACCTCCAAGCTGGCGTCAAAATGTGGGTAAAACAAGTGAGAGAAGCAGCTTATCATATAGAAGATGTAATAGATGAATACGTTCTTCACATGGCACAACGTCGTTATCAGCAAAGTTTTCTTGCTTTCCTCAATAAAATTGGCCGCTTATTGAAATACATAAAGCCGCGCCATGACATAGCCACCAAGATTCAAGATATCAAAATATTGGTTCGTGAAATCAAGGAACGAAGTGAAAGATATGGTTTTAGTTCCTCAGAGCAAGGATCAAGTAATAATGCAGCAAATGTTGCATGTCATGACCCTCGAGTGGGTGCACTTTtcattgaagaagatgaagttgtGGGGATTGAGTCAACCAAGGATGAACTCATAAGTTGGTTGGTGGGGGAAGCATCTAAACACTCTGTGATGTCGGTGGTTGGCATGGGCGGAATTGGTAACACAACTCTTGCTAAGAAAGTGTACGAGAATGAATCAGTGAAGGGACATTTTGACTGTCGTGTTTGGATCACTGTGTCTCAATCATACAACGTGCAGAAGATACTCATGTCCATGATAGACCAAATCTACCAAGCAAAAGAAACTGCTCTCGAGCAAATAGACATGACAGACGAGATCACACTCATTACCCAGCTGAGGAAATTTTACAACAAAAGAG cgATTTGTAGGTTGTTcagagaaaaatgcggctttaag tatcagagcatAGGTTTTGAATCACCTGAAATTTTTTCGGCGCCGCCTGTGTTATCCGGCACAACCATCCCTCTGTCCCTCACGGTTTTCTATCTTCTCCTCGAATTTTTCAGCGGATCACTATACCGCCTGAAAGCCCGGAAGCCAACCGTCACAAAGCCGCCGCACATAGTCACATCGGAGCTCCCACGCGCTCTCACGCGCCGCCCAAAG ATGGCACAAAATGAGATTCTTCATCATGTTCAGACTGTATTGGATGGAACAAACTATATGTTGTGGTCTCAATCTATGCGCAGCTTTCTTAAAGACCGCAAGCCTTGGCTTTATGCAACTGGGGAGATCCAAAAGCCAGTTAAAAGGGATTCTGAGGCAGATGAGGCTTTTACCACTCGtcttattgattgggatagcaaacatcatcagattcttacatGGTTCCGTAATACCACTATCCCATCTATTTCTACACTCTTTGGCaactttgatgaa GAATCTGGTCAAAgtataaatgattttcttgccCGCATGCAATTCTTAtggaaccaaattgatgttTATGATCCTATTTGGAAGGATCCCACTGATGCTGAAATGCATGTTGCCCGTAGAGATCAACATcgccttcaccaatttttgatggcCTTGCATGATGATTTTGAGCCTGTTCGTGTGCAACTATTACATcgttctcctcttcccactttggACACTGCCATCTTTGAACTTGTCCATGCCGAGACTAGATCGTAG
- the LOC132169233 gene encoding uncharacterized protein LOC132169233, protein MVEELAVMCDRISLTEGEKEGITIVEGEIKDLRQKGERCIVGRIGSEKRINKEAFMVMIRRLWKIVGNIVFKELQDNMWLFEFSKVEDKCRVLEGRPWLFDRYILILNEFDGSPPSQMDFSKSPFWIQIHDMPLVCMNGGVGRKIGTSLGEVWDVDVAGDGVGWGSFLWVRVLLDLLKPLE, encoded by the coding sequence ATGGTGGAGGAATTGGCGGTCATGTGTGACAGAATATCTCTTACTGAGGGGGAGAAGGAAGGAATTACAATTGTAGAAGGGGAGATTAAGGATCTTCGGCAGAAGGGTGAACGATGCATTGTTGGTAGGATTGGTTCGGAGAAGCGAATCAATAAGGAAGCTTTTATGGTGATGATAAGGAGGTTATGGAAGATTGTGGGAAATATTGTCTTTAAAGAATTGCAAGATAATATGTGGCTCTTTGAGTTCTCCAAAGTAGAAGATAAGTGTAGGGTGCTTGAAGGGAGACCGTGGTTATTTGATCGCTATATACTGATTTTGAATGAATTTGATGGTAGTCCTCCATCTCAGATGGATTTTTCCAAGTCGCctttttggattcaaattcatgaTATGCCTTTGGTCTGTATGAATGGCGGGGTTGGACGTAAAATTGGAACTTCTCTGGGTGAGGTGTGGGATGTGGATGTAGCCGGTGATGGGGTCGGTTGGGGAAGTTTCTTGTGGGTTCGGGTCCTACTTGATTTATTAAAACCGCTTGAATGA
- the LOC132169234 gene encoding uncharacterized protein LOC132169234 has translation MEVCNLEDLGFWGSKYTWCNMRAGGQFIKETLDRATANVQWRDLFPVTKVEVLASRCSDHTPLLITFQQTSRRMNSRHRRFMYEAMWGKQQQARDLIKKVWRVKTPGVRVWREVCCKIENSKQEDLQWRQRAKEHWLKQGDKNSKFFHASVKQRRRTNKISSILDERGQLHNNPDAVEGAFIQYYTSLFTSTMSEGTQACLEPLPRSVSEGMNENLLRMFTKEEICAAISQMAPLKSPGPDGLPVCFYQDNWSELGDEVCEAALQFFNSGILEENVNFTHIALIPKIRNPTRVTEFRPISLCNVLYKTLSKVLANRLKTILPHIISGTQSAFIPGRLISDNILAAYETLHTMHSHMWGRVGYMALKLDMSKAYDRVEWGFLEEVMTKMRFASRWVGLIMACITSVKYSIIINGQPVGHISPSRGIRQGDPLSPYLFLLCAEVLSCQFQRAAVLGQLRGVPTSLGGPRLNHLFFADDSLIFCKASPIEWQCLSDLLDAYEKASGQRLNKDKITVFFSRNTSREARECILNLTGIPVSHRYDKYLGLPALVGKSRVGEFRNIIDRASRRVSDWKMKFLSLAGKEILLKAVIQAIPTYSMSIFFLPKTLCRELNNIMQKFWWGHRDNDKKIHWMSWEKMGFAKNKGGMGFRDLMVFNKALLARQCWRLLQFPESLVGQIIKAKYFPRGSLLRAKLGSRPSYAWQSLLSAKDVLTEGLLWRIGDGKSVRIWGDKWLPTPTTFEVQSPCMRLAVDARVESLIDWNLGGWNTTLIYDIFLKEEAEIICNIPISRYGYPDKLIWRANTSGMFTVRSGYHMEKERHALQMGEGSRGSGYTNLWKKLWQLQVPNAAKVFLWRACSNILPTKDNLLKRKIVKEDGCIFCCRDTESVVHILWECPSATDVWSVSCRSLQKSHDYFDSFMDVFAGLVERSSIHDLNLFALTAKRIWARRNTVIHGGEFLHPCKIAQEAESMLSDYHMALGVTLEGEGRQVVRNVVKWKNPPVGYYKMNWDMALDNIHKCMGFGMIARDDQGNVIAAQSKHISAIQAPVVGEAMAALEAVEFSREVGLQDVILEGDSLQVVQALQKTEQNWIPYGHIVEDARLILNTRRNWPNLLVCAVKTQEQSGCQGLQLDFSYCEIGFLCGFAVFGLWVFLFSLGLLNCCRGEDLDLEGGDASMGSVELNGVRISDVSLDSEELNVDVGVSDAYCRICCKVIS, from the exons ATGGAGGTATGCAATCTGGAGGATCTTGGTTTTTGGGGCTCTAAATACACTTGGTGTAATATGAGGGCTGGGGGACAATTTATTAAGGAGACGCTAGATCGTGCCACGGCTAATGTACAGTGGCGGGATCTATTTCCAGTGACAAAGGTGGAAGTTTTAGCTAGTAGATGTTCTGATCATACTCCATTACTCATCACGTTCCAACAGACCAGTAGACGAATGAATTCACGTCATAGGAGGTTTATGTATGAAGCTATGTGGGGGAAACAACAGCAGGCCCGTGATTTGATTAAAAAAGTATGGAGAGTTAAAACTCCAGGTGTAAGAGTATGGCGGGAGGTTTGCTGTAAAATTGAGAATAGCAAGCAG GAGGATTTACAATGGCGACAAAGAGCTAAGGAGCATTGGTTGAAGCAGGGGGACAAGAACTCAAAGTTTTTTCATGCAAGTGTTAAACAGAGAAGAAGAACTAACAAAATCAGTAGTATCCTAGATGAAAGAGGCCAACTTCATAATAACCCGGATGCGGTTGAGGGTGCTTTTATTCAGTACTATACATCCCTTTTTACTTCTACTATGTCTGAAGGTACTCAAGCTTGTTTGGAACCATTACCAAGAAGTGTTTCGGAGGGGATGAATGAGAATTTGCTACGGATGTTCACAAAGGAAGAAATATGTGCAGCTATTTCTCAGATGGCTCCTTTGAAGTCTCCAGGACCGGATGGATTACCGGTATGTTTTTATCAAGATAATTGGTCGGAGCTCGGTGATGAGGTATGTGAAGCAGctctccaattttttaattctgGCATTCTTGAGGAAAATGTTAATTTTACTCATATAGCATTGATTCCTAAAATCCGAAATCCTACTAGAGTCACAGAATTCCGTCCCATTAGTCTTTGCAATGTACTTTACAAGACTTTGTCTAAAGTTTTGGCAAATAGGTTGAAAACTATTTTGCCTCACATTATTTCTGGTACTCAAAGTGCGTTTATTCCGGGACGTCTGATTTCTGATAACATTTTAGCTGCTTATGAAACCTTACATACAATGCATTCTCATATGTGGGGTAGAGTAGGGTATATGGCTCTGAAACTTGATATGAGTAAGGCGTACGACCGGGTGGAATGGGGGTTTTTGGAGGAGGTCATGACAAAGATGAGATTTGCATCAAGATGGGTTGGATTGATTATGGCTTGCATTACTTCTGTTAAATATTCCATTATCATCAATGGTCAACCGGTGGGTCATATTAGTCCGTCACGAGGGATaagacaaggggatcctctctccccttatctttttcttctttgtgcGGAGGTTTTGAGTTGTCAATTTCAGCGGGCTGCAGTATTGGGGCAACTAAGGGGGGTTCCCACATCCTTGGGTGGGCCAAGGCTTAATCATTTGTTCTTTGCTGAtgatagtttaattttttgtaaggCTTCCCCAATAGAGTGGCAATGTTTATCCGACTTGCTTGATGCGTATGAGAAGGCCTCCGGGCAAAGacttaataaagataaaataactGTTTTTTTCAGTAGAAATACAAGTCGGGAGGCAAGGGAATGTATCCTTAATCTGACAGGGATTCCAGTTTCACATCGTTATGATAAATATCTGGGGCTGCCAGCTTTGGTGGGAAAATCTCGAGTTGGTGAATTTCGGAATATTATTGATCGTGCAAGTAGAAGAGTATCGGATTGGAAGATGaaatttctctctctagctGGTAAGGAAATCCTATTGAAAGCAGTGATTCAAGCAATCCCAACTTATAGTATGAGCATCTTCTTTTTACCCAAAACTTTATGTCGGGAGTTGAATAATATTATgcaaaaattctggtggggTCATAGGGATAATGATAAgaaaattcattggatgagttgggaaaagaTGGGGTTTGCCAAGAATAAGGGTGGTATGGGATTTCGTGATCTTATGGTCTTTAATAAAGCTTTGCTTGCAAGACAATGCTGGAGATTGTTACAGTTTCCAGAGAGTTTGGTAGGACAAATCatcaaagcaaaatattttcctaGGGGTTCACTGCTTAGAGCTAAGTTGGGAAGTAGGCCCTCATATGCTTGGCAAAGTCTTCTTTCAGCTAAGGATGTGCTTACGGAGGGTTTATTGTGGCGTATTGGAGATGGGAAATCAGTCAGGATTTGGGGTGATAAGTGGCTGCCTACCCCTACTACATTTGAAGTGCAATCTCCATGTATGAGATTGGCGGTAGATGCAAGAGTTGAATCACTGATAGACTGGAATTTGGGGGGCTGGAACACAACGCTTATCTACGATATTTTTCTGAAAGAAGAAGCAGAAATTATCTGTAATATTCCGATAAGTCGATATGGATATCCAGATAAGTTAATTTGGAGAGCTAATACCTCAGGCATGTTTACGGTGAGAAGCGGGTACCACatggaaaaagagagacatGCATTACAAATGGGAGAGGGATCACGTGGTTCTGGATATACGAATCTGTGGAAAAAACTTTGGCAATTGCAGGTCCCAAATGCAGCTAAGGTCTTCTTGTGGAGAGCATGTAGTAACATACTTCCTACAAAGGATAacctattaaaaaggaaaattgttaAGGAAGATGGTTGTATTTTTTGCTGCAGAGACACAGAATCTGTTGTGCATATACTATGGGAATGTCCATCGGCGACGGATGTTTGGAGTGTTAGCTGCCGCAGTTTACAAAAAAGTCATgactattttgattcttttatggACGTCTTTGCGGGACTGGTGGAGAGAAGCAGCATCCATGATCTTAATTTATTTGCACTCACTGCGAAGAGGATATGGGCTAGGCGGAACACTGTAATCCATGGAGGTGAGTTTCTGCATCCTTGTAAAATTGCACAGGAGGCTGAATCCATGTTATCAGATTATCATATGGCTTTGGGTGTGACATTGGAGGGAGAAGGGCGTCAGGTAGTAAGGAATGTGGTGAAGTGGAAGAATCCTCCAGTTGGTTATTACAAAATGAACTGGGACATGGCTTTAGACAACATTCATAAATGTATGGGTTTTGGCATGATAGCTCGTGATGATCAAGGAAATGTTATAGCTGCCCAAAGCAAACATATCAGTGCTATACAGGCTCCAGTTGTTGGTGAAGCTATGGCAGCTTTGGAAGCTGTGGAGTTTAGTAGGGAGGTGGGGCTACAAGATGTCATCTTAGAGGGAGATTCCTTACAAGTTGTCCAAGCCTTACAAAAAACAGAGCAGAACTGGATCCCCTATGGGCATATTGTTGAAGATGCTAGGTTGATATTAAACACACGTAGGAACTG GCCGAATTTGCTTGTGTGTGCAGTAAAGACTCAAGAGCAATCCGGATGTCAGGGACTGCAGCTAGACTTCTCGTACTGTGAG attggatttttatgTGGGTTTGCTGTTTTTGGCTTGTGGGTGTTCTTGTTTTCATTGGGTTTGCTTAATTGCTGCAGAGGGGAAGATTTAGATT TGGAGGGAGGTGATGCTTCTATGGGCTCTGTAGAACTAAATGGAGTAAGAATTTCTGATGTTTCTTTGGATTCTGAAGAACTAAATGTAGATGTTGGTGTTTCTGACGCTTATTGCAGAATCTGCTGCAAGGTTATTTCTTAG
- the LOC132169236 gene encoding disease resistance protein RPM1-like: MGRLQNLQTLNVMETLVRELPIEIFRLYKLRHLLAHYHDRGIESSFYAMKGVKLCDGVGCLRDLQTLSLVEANHQGVGLFTELGKLSQLRTLGISNMAAENGRDLCASLQNMVQLKILVVSSISEEENLDLESISSPPQFLEHIFLRGRLKKLPKWILGLHNLVTLGLCFSFLVEDPLICVKTLPNLINLTLRQGYDGERLHFEEGGFQKLKKLTLKKMNILKMAEIDRGSLPVLEQLEIGPCPQMREVPSGIQHLKSLKIIDFYEMQRDFVLHLQPDRGKDYWKVKKVTTIHFGYRIKGEQYQIYKLGESDLLERLQV, translated from the coding sequence ATGGGTAGGCTACAAAACCTACAGACTCTAAATGTCATGGAAACCCTAGTGCGTGAGCTACCAATTGAGATATTTAGGCTTTATAAACTGAGACATCTTTTGGCTCATTATCATGACCGTGGAATTGAAAGTAGTTTCTATGCAATGAAAGGAGTAAAATTATGTGATGGGGTTGGATGTTTAAGGGACTTGCAGACACTATCACTTGTAGAGGCAAATCATCAAGGTGTTGGTCTATTCACAGAGCTGGGAAAGTTGAGTCAGTTGAGGACTCTTGGCATTTCAAATATGGCGGCAGAAAATGGGAGGGATTTGTGTGCCTCCCTACAAAATATGGTCCAGCTTAAGATTTTGGTTGTAAGCTCAATCAGcgaagaagaaaatttagatTTAGAATCAATTTCATCGCCGCCTCAATTTTTAGAACATATCTTTCTAAGGGGGCGGTTGAAAAAGTTGCCCAAATGGATTCTAGGGCTTCATAATCTGGTGACATTAGGCTTATGTTTCTCATTTTTAGTGGAAGATCCACTAATTTGTGTCAAGACTTTGCCTAATTTAATTAATCTTACCCTTCGTCAAGGGTATGATGGTGAACGGCTCCATTTTGAGGAAGGCggttttcaaaagcttaaaaagcTCACACTGAAAAAGATGAACATATTAAAGATGGCGGAAATAGACAGAGGATCACTGCCCGTTCTTGAGCAACTAGAGATTGGGCCATGCCCACAAATGAGGGAGGTGCCCTCTGGAATTCAGCACCTGAAAAGCTTAAAGATTATCGACTTCTATGAAATGCAGAGAGATTTTGTGCTACATTTGCAGCCAGATAGAGGCAAAGATTATTGGAAAGTCAAGAAGGTAACTACTATCCATTTCGGCTATAGGATTAAAGGAGAACAATATCAAATATACAAGTTAGGTGAGTCAGACTTGTTGGAGCGTCTACAAGTGTGA